A region of Streptomyces deccanensis DNA encodes the following proteins:
- a CDS encoding IS630 family transposase (programmed frameshift): MRYADGGGLTPAARGRREAVRIQAAELFAQQVKPPEVARQLRVSLKSAYQWQQLWRQGGAEELLSRGPSGGRCRLSPRCLEKLARYLEQGPAAHGWTEDQVWTAARVATLIGRKFHVSYSVSGATRLMHRLGFSPQVPARRVAERDEQAVTAWKEATWAEVKESGRPGGGYICFEDEAGFTRRPPRGRTWGRRGHTPQVTVSGRRSGRLSVAGMIAMRPGSRTRLCHRLRTHRAGKGKRRSMGERDFIALIDGVHQLVKAPLVLVWDRLNTHVSRAMGELIAEREWLTVFLLPAYSPDLNPVEWVWAHVKHSLANLAVVALDRLEALVRNRLKRLQYRSGILDGFIAGTGLALDEPASP; the protein is encoded by the exons GTGAGATACGCGGATGGGGGCGGGCTGACGCCTGCAGCACGGGGGCGTCGGGAAGCGGTGCGGATACAGGCGGCAGAGCTGTTCGCGCAGCAGGTCAAACCGCCCGAGGTGGCCCGGCAGCTGCGTGTGAGTCTGAAGTCGGCTTACCAGTGGCAGCAGTTGTGGCGGCAAGGCGGTGCCGAGGAGCTGCTTTCGCGAGGGCCGAGCGGGGGCCGGTGTCGCCTGTCGCCACGCTGTCTGGAAAAGCTCGCCAGGTATCTCGAGCAGGGTCCGGCCGCGCACGGCTGGACGGAGGACCAGGTGTGGACCGCGGCGAGGGTGGCCACGCTGATCGGCAGGAAGTTTCACGTCTCCTACAGCGTCTCGGGCGCGACGAGGCTGATGCACCGGCTCGGCTTCAGCCCGCAGGTCCCTGCGCGGCGGGTCGCCGAGCGGGACGAGCAGGCCGTCACCGCGTGGAAGGAGGCGACCTGGGCGGAGGTAAAAGAGTCCGGGCGGCCTG GTGGGGGCTACATCTGCTTCGAGGACGAGGCAGGCTTCACCCGCCGACCGCCCAGGGGGCGCACCTGGGGCCGGCGCGGCCACACCCCGCAGGTGACGGTGAGCGGACGACGCTCGGGCCGACTGTCCGTGGCCGGGATGATTGCCATGCGGCCCGGCTCCCGGACCCGGCTGTGCCACCGCCTGCGCACCCACCGAGCGGGCAAAGGCAAACGTCGCAGCATGGGCGAGCGGGACTTCATCGCGCTGATCGACGGCGTCCACCAGCTCGTCAAGGCGCCCCTCGTGCTGGTGTGGGACCGCCTGAACACCCACGTCTCCCGCGCCATGGGCGAGCTGATCGCCGAGCGTGAGTGGCTGACGGTATTCCTGCTGCCCGCTTACTCACCCGACCTCAACCCGGTCGAGTGGGTATGGGCGCACGTCAAGCACAGCCTGGCCAACCTCGCAGTCGTTGCCCTCGACCGGCTCGAAGCACTCGTACGCAACCGGCTCAAGCGCCTTCAGTACCGGTCCGGCATCCTCGACGGCTTCATAGCGGGCACCGGCCTGGCCCTCGACGAACCAGCGTCACCCTGA
- a CDS encoding IS5 family transposase: protein MLDAIRYLVDNGIKWRAMPADFPPWDRIYAFFRRWRDNLLVKEFHDRLRARVREELGRDAQPTAAVIDSQSVKADAVVGSDSRGFDGGKLINGRKRHVVVDTLGLLLGVMVTAADTGDRIAAQVLLGQVADVHHRLELVWADGGYTGGLVEYGLATFALVLAIVKRSDDMRGFVVLPKRWIVERLFAHLMRSRRLVRDFERRTASAEAMVYWSMTLLMTRRLARPHPGRG, encoded by the coding sequence ATGCTCGATGCGATCCGGTATCTCGTGGACAACGGGATCAAGTGGCGCGCGATGCCCGCCGACTTCCCGCCGTGGGACCGCATCTACGCATTCTTCCGCCGCTGGCGGGACAACTTGCTGGTCAAGGAGTTCCACGACCGGTTGCGTGCGAGGGTCCGCGAGGAGCTGGGGCGGGACGCGCAGCCGACGGCCGCAGTGATCGACTCGCAGTCCGTCAAAGCGGACGCCGTCGTCGGATCGGACAGCCGCGGCTTCGACGGCGGCAAACTGATCAACGGCCGCAAGCGGCATGTCGTGGTCGACACGCTCGGCCTGCTGTTGGGCGTGATGGTCACGGCCGCGGACACCGGCGACCGCATCGCCGCCCAGGTTCTGCTCGGACAGGTCGCCGACGTGCACCACCGGCTGGAACTGGTCTGGGCCGACGGCGGCTACACCGGCGGCCTCGTCGAGTACGGCCTGGCCACGTTCGCCCTGGTCCTGGCGATCGTAAAACGCAGCGATGACATGCGCGGCTTCGTGGTGCTGCCCAAGCGGTGGATCGTCGAGCGCCTCTTCGCCCACCTGATGCGAAGCCGCCGTCTGGTGCGCGACTTCGAGCGGCGCACCGCCAGCGCGGAGGCGATGGTCTACTGGTCGATGACCCTGCTCATGACGCGCCGCCTTGCCCGGCCACACCCTGGGCGAGGGTGA
- a CDS encoding transposase yields MQQSCVPMAGQSSVVTWECDCLAHRFGNASDNGTRQPRYPTDMTDGEWAVIRPLLPVPGWMRGRGG; encoded by the coding sequence GTGCAACAGTCTTGCGTGCCGATGGCGGGGCAGTCCAGCGTGGTCACCTGGGAGTGTGACTGCCTGGCTCACCGGTTCGGAAATGCCTCCGACAACGGGACGCGACAGCCTCGCTACCCGACGGACATGACGGACGGGGAGTGGGCCGTCATCCGCCCGCTGCTGCCGGTGCCGGGCTGGATGCGCGGCCGGGGCGGCTAG